The following are encoded in a window of Labrus bergylta chromosome 16, fLabBer1.1, whole genome shotgun sequence genomic DNA:
- the LOC109994117 gene encoding xylosyltransferase 1, producing the protein MNGNPCARRLARRSKSALLVAALAVLLVQTLIVWNFSSLDSSGGDGGARSREKREDRAEGFNKADWENPRRGLQKRGNPPPLLGKAAVRHKLQADVYHSHRPKEKLRLDSNNNENSVPKDFDTIDSNSNLGARSQRQRVPVPNAKRKLEKAQERGMLGKPANDVLKYPAVQPRGAGHNHNRTTLVRRPHPQVPTSSAPIQGSNRDPSFLQVKKSASLEPRKEQPQCEISGKEAISALSRAKSRECRQRIVEVYCKHKERALMPEKVPRFCPIEGKANVNIQWDEDPSAAARLVPARIAFVLVVHGRASRQFQRLFKAIYHTSHYYYIHVDQRSNYLHREILSLAARYPNVRVTPWRMSTIWGGASLLTMYLRSMEDLLKMADWSWDFFINLSAADYPIRTNEQLVAFLSKYRNMNFIKSHGRDNARFIRKQGLDRLFLECDTHMWRLGDRKIPEGIAVDGGSDWFLVNRPFVDYVVNSRDELVSSMKRFYAHTLLPAESFFHTVLENSAHCETMVDNNLRLTNWNRKLGCKCQYKHIVDWCGCSPNDFKPSDLPRFQQASRPTFFARKFEASVSQEIINQLDSYLFGTYPAGTPSLQAYWENVYEQETDGPAGLSDATLSHYHAFARMGLSRAASSLQGHPNDNSCRYVAMSHPVSVHLYFLSDQFQGYLVRHVATNRASTQLETLETWVTPRDHFAPASPVVANNRLQHVQVGTDWDPKERLFRNWGCLVGPEDEPVAVQRWSRSQTNLTATVVWIDPTNVIAATYDILVDASAEVTHYRPPLTLPLRPGVWTLRVLHHWNPLGQTSFIVTPLEFRRQQPILQEDALRLHGGPARNSYMEQSFHGLNPVLRLPVSLGAVEEAEANAGLTGAPLRRWLDRLLEGHWSASDVCSTGPSACPVMQRCPQTVWSSASPDPKSELSTPREDGRIR; encoded by the exons atgaaCGGTAACCCGTGTGCCCGCAGGCTGGCCCGGCGATCCAAGTCCGCCCTGCTGGTCGCGGCTCTGGCCGTCCTGCTGGTCCAGACTCTCATCGTGTGGAACTTCAGCAGCTTGGACTCTTCCGGAGGGGACGGAGGCGCCAGGAGccgggagaagagagaggaccGCGCCGAGGGGTTCAACAAAGCCGACTGGGAGAACCCGCGGAGGGGGCTGCAGAAGAGGGGCAACCCGCCGCCGCTGCTCGGAAAGGCGGCCGTCCGGCACAAGCTGCAGGCG GACGTCTACCATTCCCACCGGCCCAAAGAGAAACTCCGCCTCGACAGCAACAACAACGAGAACTCCGTCCCTAAAGACTTTGACACCATCGACAGCAACAGCAACCTCGGAGCTCGATCTCAACGCCAACGGGTGCCGGTCCCAAACGCCAAACGAAAACTGGAGAAGGCCCAAGAACGGGGCATGCTGGGAAAACCCGCCAACGACGTCCTCAAGTACCCCGCCGTCCAGCCCAGGGGAGCCGGCCACAATCACAACCGCACCACTCTCGTCCGGAGGCCCCACCCCCAGGTCCCCACCAGCTCCGCACCAATCCAAGGGTCCAATCGGGATCCGTCGTTCCTCCAGGTGAAGAAGTCCGCCTCGCTGGAGCCGAGGAAGGAGCAGCCGCAGTGTGAGATCAGCGGGAAGGAGGCCATCTCGGCGCTGTCCAGGGCGAAGAGCCGCGAGTGTCGGCAGCGGATTGTGGAGGTGTACTGCAAACACAAGGAGAGGGCGTTGATGCCTGAGAAGGTGCCTCGCTTCTGCCCCATCGAAg GTAAAGCTAACGTGAACATCCAGTGGGACGAGGACCCCTCGGCTGCTGCCCGGCTCGTTCCCGCGCGGATCGCCTTCGTCCTGGTCGTCCACGGCCGAGCCTCGCGTCAGTTTCAGCGTCTCTTCAAAGCCATCTACCACACCTCGCACTACTACTACATCCACGTTGACCAG agGTCCAACTACCTCCACAGAGAGATCCTGTCTCTGGCGGCCCGGTACCCCAACGTCAGGGTGACTCCCTGGCGGATGTCCACCATCTGGGGCGGGGCCAGCCTGCTGACTATGTACCTACGCAGCATGGAGGACCTTCTCAAGATGGCCGACTGGTCCTGGGACTTCTTCATCAACCTCAGCGCTGCAGACTATCCCATCAG GACCAATGAGCAGCTGGTGGCTTTCCTGTCTAAGTATCGCAACATGAACTTCATCAAGTCTCACGGCAGAGACAACGCACG CTTCATCCGTAAGCAGGGTCTGGACCGTCTCTTCCTGGAGTGCGACACCCACATGTGGCGTCTCGGGGACCGCAAGATCCCTGAGGGCATCGCGGTGGACGGAGGCTCTGATTGGTTCCTGGTAAACCGGCCTTTTGTGGACTATGTGGTGAACTCCAGAGACGAGCTGGTCAGCAGCATGAAGCGCTTCTACGCCCACACACTGCTGCCAGCtgag TCGTTTTTCCACACCGTGCTGGAGAACAGCGCCCACTGTGAGACCATGGTGGACAACAACCTGCGGCTCACCAACTGGAACCGCAAGCTGGGCTGCAAGTGTCAGTACAAGCACATCGTGGACTGGTGTGGCTGCTCCCCCAACGACTTCAAACCCTCCGATCTGCCACGCTTCCAG CAAGCATCCAGACCCACCTTCTTTGCCAGGAAGTTCGAGGCCAGCGTCAGCCAGGAGATCATCAACCAGCTGGACTCGTACCTGTTCGGGACGTACCCGGCGGGCACCCCGAGCCTCCAGGCGTACTGGGAGAACGTCTACGAGCAGGAGACGGACGGCCCCGCCGGCCTATCGGACGCCACGCTCAGTCACTACCACGCCTTCGCTCGGATGGGGCTTTCCCGCGCTGCCAGCTCTCTGCAGGGACATCCCAACGACAACAGCTGCAg GTACGTTGCAATGAGCCACCCGGTGTCGGTCCACCTCTACTTCCTGTCAGACCAGTTCCAGGGCTACCTGGTGCGTCATGTGGCCACTAACCGAGCCTCCACCCAGCTGGAGACCCTGGAGACCTGGGTGACACCCAGAGACCACTTCGCCCCGGCTAGCCCCGTCGTCGCCAACAACAGGCTGCAGCACGtccag GTCGGGACGGACTGGGATCCTAAGGAGCGCCTCTTCAGGAACTGGGGGTGTCTCGTGGGGCCCGAGGACGAGCCGGTGGCCGTGCAGCGCTGGAGCCGCAGTCAGACCAACCTGACGGCGACCGTGGTGTGGATAGACCCCACCAACGTCATCGCCGCCACCTACGACATCCTGGTGGACGCCTCCGCCGAGGTCACCCACTACCGGCCGCCGCTCACCCTCCCGCTGAGGCCCGGCGTGTGGACGCTGAGGGTGCTGCACCACTGGAACCCGCTCGGCCAGACCAGCTTCATCGTGACGCCGCTGGAGTTCCGCCGACAGCAGCCGATACTGCAAG AGGACGCTCTGCGGTTGCACGGCGGCCCCGCCAGAAACTCCTACATGGAGCAGAGTTTCCACGGCCTGAACCCGGTGCTGCGGCTGCCGGTGAGCCTGGGCGCCGTGGAGGAGGCCGAGGCCAACGCCGGCCTCACGGGGGCGCCGCTGCGTCGCTGGCTGGATCGGCTGCTCGAGGGCCACTGGTCGGCCTCGGATGTCTGCTCGACGGGACCCAGCGCCTGTCCCGTCATGCAGCGCTGCCCTCAAACCGTCTGGAGCTCGGCCAGCCCCGACCCCAAGTCTGAACTGAGCACACCCAGAGAGGACGGGCGGATCAGGTAG
- the LOC110004525 gene encoding uncharacterized protein — MQWAENDFDLPPGVVRLGLSAPVNGKKYVMYHGTTSEAARSIMAKGFQQSSGGMLGPGVYLSRDLEKARRYPIDHPEHDRVVIKVVVNVGKVIAINYQGHPRQMTWHDSRYGEVFNTAWVPPNCGMVKSGLEEDCVWDPSRIKIISAIKPSGMPSPYPAQPFGGWGARGYIDSNPDIIMQWAENDFELPPGVVRLGLSAPVNDKKYVMYHGTTSEAARSIMAKGFQQSSGGMLGPGVYLSRDLEKARRYPIDHPEYDRVVIKVVVNVGKVIAINKQGHPRQKTWHDSRYGEVFDTAWVPPNCGMVPSGLEEDCVWDPNRIKIISAIKPSAMPSPYPAQPFGGWGARGYM; from the exons ATGCAGTGGGCTGAAAATGACTTTGACCTGCCCCCTGGGGTCGTTCGACTCGGTCTCTCTGCGCCAGTTAATGGTAAAAAGTATGTCATGTACCACGGCACCACCAGTGAGGCTGCTCGGTCCATCATGGCCAAAGGTTTTCAGCAGTCTTCAGGTGGGATGCTCGGGCCCGGCGTCTACCTCAGCAGAGACCTGGAGAAAGCTAGACGCTATCCCATCGATCATCCTGAGCATGACAGGGTCGTCATTAAGGTTGTGGTCAATGTGGGCAAAGTGATCGCCATCAATTATCAGGGCCACCCACGTCAGATGACCTGGCATGATTCCAGATATGGGGAGGTGTTTAACACCGCCTGGGTGCCACCAAATTGTGGAATGGTGAAAAGTGGTTTGGAGGAGGATTGTGTCTGGGATCCCAGTCGAATCAAGATCATTAGTGCCATCAAACCAAGTGGCATGCCATCCCCGTACCCAGCCCAACCCTTCGGTGGATGGGGTGCACGAGGCTACAT TGACAGTAATCCAGACATCATCATGCAGTGGGCTGAAAATGACTTTGAACTGCCCCCTGGGGTCGTTCGACTCGGTCTCTCTGCGCCAGTTAATGATAAAAAGTACGTCATGTACCACGGCACCACCAGTGAGGCTGCTCGGTCCATCATGGCCAAAGGTTTTCAGCAGTCTTCAGGTGGGATGCTCGGGCCCGGCGTCTACCTCAGCAGAGACCTGGAGAAAGCTAGACGCTATCCCATCGATCATCCTGAGTATGACAGGGTCGTCATTAAGGTTGTGGTCAATGTGGGAAAAGTGATCGCCATCAATAAACAAGGCCACCCACGCCAGAAAACCTGGCATGATTCCAGATATGGGGAGGTGTTTGACACCGCCTGGGTGCCACCAAATTGTGGAATGGTGCCAAGTGGTTTGGAGGAGGATTGTGTCTGGGATCCCAATCGAATCAAGATCATTAGTGCCATCAAACCAAGTGCCATGCCATCCCCGTACCCAGCCCAACCCTTCGGTGGATGGGGTGCACGAGGCTACATGTGA